The following coding sequences lie in one Mycobacterium gordonae genomic window:
- a CDS encoding LpqN/LpqT family lipoprotein, whose product MKDLTAVVATVALSLTLVGCHSETKTEVKTSTSTSTSTSTSTATSTATTSATSGAKANKTIADYIREANIKEIAVHHGDPGSPTINLPVPNGWHTVPEGQGAPYGGIVFDAPADPNDAPTIVAVVSKLEGNVDQNKIFEYAPGELKNLPQFEGGSANGKESTLGGFPAWQFGGSYTKNGKTRTVAQKTVVITGPSGLFVLQLDADAPDAEAGPLMDATAVIDEQTTITP is encoded by the coding sequence ATGAAGGACCTCACGGCGGTAGTCGCAACGGTGGCACTGAGCCTGACGCTGGTTGGCTGCCACTCCGAGACCAAGACCGAAGTCAAGACATCGACGTCGACGAGCACGTCGACCTCGACGTCGACGGCAACCTCAACCGCGACAACCAGCGCCACGTCGGGCGCCAAAGCCAACAAGACCATCGCCGACTACATCCGCGAGGCCAACATCAAAGAGATCGCGGTGCACCACGGCGATCCCGGCTCCCCGACGATCAATCTGCCGGTACCCAACGGCTGGCACACCGTTCCCGAAGGTCAGGGCGCCCCCTACGGCGGTATCGTCTTCGACGCGCCGGCCGACCCCAACGACGCGCCCACGATCGTCGCGGTCGTCTCCAAGCTCGAAGGGAACGTCGACCAGAACAAGATCTTCGAATACGCGCCCGGCGAATTGAAGAATCTGCCCCAGTTCGAGGGCGGCAGCGCGAACGGAAAGGAATCCACCCTCGGCGGTTTCCCGGCGTGGCAATTCGGTGGGTCCTACACCAAGAATGGCAAGACACGCACCGTCGCCCAGAAGACGGTGGTGATCACTGGCCCGAGCGGTCTTTTCGTGCTTCAGCTCGACGCCGACGCACCTGACGCCGAGGCCGGTCCGCTGATGGACGCCACCGCGGTCATCGACGAGCAGACCACAATCACCCCCTGA
- a CDS encoding alpha/beta fold hydrolase, giving the protein MPLPPFPGRRELVHLLCVVLIAGIVGCSHGSTSRISYAGAACPQPNFPGVPQADLGSNYTCGYLTVPENRDDPKSRTIRVLVARVKAAGNTPKPDPIVFLAGGPGGAGTLNAPAVVAAGMNADRDVIFVNQRGTVHSDPHLSCPEMDDFATRAVQMVFQESSTADLDAAAVTACRNRLSTSGTDFAAYDTRENAADLADLREQLGIDQWNVYGVSYGTDLAQQLLRDHPKGIRSMVLDSVVAPHVNIVDHWWDAPASGLAAIFVACANQPACATAYPNLPTVFLDTVNRLSQNPIEVTTSTPGGAPTRVTIDGFKLVPLVLDWSADPAKVVDIPRMIYNLSRGDGALAGAGIAAGAPSGPERGLLGAGLALGTYCQEMAAWTNPDQALAQARQAMPGLPDSVLRITPTGSWIFRECQAWGLGRSDTADTLPVLSKVPTLILSGSFDSSTAPQWVKEVTPGLTNSVALRFPGVGHGVIPTSACAQQIMTAFVDNPHTDVDQSCIGHTTVPTFTLPQG; this is encoded by the coding sequence TTGCCCTTACCACCGTTTCCCGGGCGCCGGGAGCTGGTCCACCTGCTGTGCGTCGTGCTGATCGCGGGCATCGTCGGATGTTCCCACGGATCGACGAGCCGGATCTCGTATGCGGGCGCAGCCTGCCCGCAACCGAACTTCCCGGGAGTCCCGCAAGCAGACCTGGGATCGAACTACACCTGCGGCTACCTCACCGTGCCGGAGAACCGTGACGACCCCAAAAGCCGCACGATCCGGGTTCTCGTCGCGCGGGTGAAGGCCGCCGGCAACACGCCCAAGCCCGACCCCATCGTGTTCCTGGCCGGCGGCCCCGGCGGCGCCGGGACGCTGAACGCGCCGGCAGTGGTGGCCGCCGGGATGAACGCCGACCGCGACGTCATCTTCGTCAATCAGCGCGGCACCGTGCACAGCGACCCACACCTGAGTTGTCCGGAAATGGACGACTTCGCAACCCGCGCAGTGCAAATGGTGTTCCAGGAGTCCAGCACCGCGGATCTCGACGCCGCTGCCGTCACCGCCTGCCGCAACCGGCTGTCGACGTCCGGTACCGATTTCGCGGCCTACGACACCCGGGAGAACGCCGCCGACCTCGCGGATCTACGGGAGCAACTCGGCATCGACCAGTGGAACGTTTACGGCGTCTCCTACGGCACCGATCTGGCCCAGCAACTCCTGCGCGACCACCCCAAGGGCATCCGATCGATGGTCCTGGATTCGGTGGTGGCGCCGCACGTGAATATCGTCGACCACTGGTGGGACGCCCCGGCCAGCGGCCTGGCCGCAATCTTCGTGGCGTGCGCCAACCAACCGGCCTGCGCGACTGCGTACCCGAATCTGCCCACGGTCTTCCTCGACACCGTGAACAGGTTGAGCCAGAACCCGATCGAAGTCACCACGTCGACCCCGGGCGGTGCGCCGACACGCGTGACCATCGACGGGTTCAAACTGGTCCCGTTGGTGCTCGATTGGAGCGCCGATCCGGCCAAGGTCGTCGACATCCCCCGGATGATCTACAACCTCTCCCGCGGGGACGGGGCCCTGGCCGGTGCCGGGATAGCCGCCGGCGCGCCGTCCGGACCAGAGCGCGGCCTGCTGGGTGCCGGATTGGCGTTGGGCACGTACTGCCAGGAGATGGCCGCGTGGACCAACCCGGATCAGGCCCTGGCCCAGGCACGGCAGGCGATGCCCGGTTTGCCTGACTCGGTGCTGCGCATCACCCCGACGGGCAGCTGGATCTTCCGCGAGTGCCAGGCCTGGGGTTTGGGCCGGTCGGATACGGCCGATACGCTCCCGGTGCTGAGCAAGGTTCCGACGCTGATCCTGTCGGGCTCGTTCGACTCCAGCACCGCGCCGCAGTGGGTGAAGGAGGTGACGCCCGGTCTTACCAACTCGGTCGCGCTGCGTTTCCCGGGCGTGGGCCACGGCGTGATTCCCACGTCGGCCTGCGCGCAACAGATCATGACGGCATTCGTCGACAATCCACACACCGATGTCGACCAGTCCTGCATCGGGCATACCACCGTTCCGACATTCACCCTGCCGCAGGGATGA
- a CDS encoding GH92 family glycosyl hydrolase, which yields MRSPRTLVAMGAALALFVPFFLLSPTAYDGEPAAVSNPLEHVDTLVGTGTGGDIVGEINNFPGATVPFGMVQYSPDTVGNYAGYDHANERATGFSMTHASVGCPAFGDISMLPTTSPVGSRPWRAWDRIAHDDTESGVPGYYTVRFPDTGVKAELTATTRTGLGRFSFPRDNRPALLHVRSGASLAGNSRAAIQIGEDNTTISGWATSGSFCDKQNTYTVYFAMEFNQPFSAYGTWDGYSVYDGARQANSPYSGGYVLFPAGAVIEVRTAISYVSVDGARANLAAERGDFDGVRTAASSAWRGALSRIMVSSRSPGNVTTFYTSLYRSLLHPNTFNDADGRFIGFDNAIHTVAQGRTQYANFSDWDTYRSLAALHGLLFPKEASDMAQSLVNDAEQSGSLPRWALANAATGQMTGDSVVPLIVNLYMFGAKDFDTATALRFMVSGATRGGTGVNGYVERPGIGAYLRLGYVPQLTEFGPGASITLEWSIDDFTISRFAAALGRNDIADEFQNRAQYWQNLFNPTTGFISPRSPSGLFRDGPGFSESRSAFGQPGYDEGNAEQYLWLVPQNVAGLVTALGGRKAVAARLDRFTKRLNEGPNEPYLWAGNEPGFGVPWLYNYIGEPWQTQRTVDRVRGLFGPTPDGAPGNDDLGAMSSWYVWAALGLYPVTPGTALLAINTPLFDRAVISLPAGQSIRITAPGASGLNRMKYIRGLRVNGESSDRTYVPESLISTGGDVAFTLGARPDSWGTSASSAPPSFGAGSSTVAINVARPLATIAPGTTGTLTLDAQRMIEGPRDYLLTGTSYAPGIAVAPARGRFADDGSAEVDVAITVAPSVPDGYYPVYLTTTVSGSSRYATVMVDVSGAESAE from the coding sequence ATGAGGAGCCCCAGAACTCTCGTCGCCATGGGCGCGGCGCTGGCTCTCTTTGTGCCGTTTTTTCTGCTGTCTCCCACGGCATACGACGGTGAGCCCGCGGCGGTGAGCAACCCGCTCGAACATGTCGACACTCTCGTCGGCACGGGTACCGGCGGGGACATCGTGGGGGAGATCAATAATTTTCCCGGTGCCACCGTGCCTTTCGGCATGGTGCAATACTCGCCCGACACCGTCGGCAATTACGCCGGTTATGACCACGCGAACGAGCGCGCCACCGGATTCAGCATGACCCATGCCTCGGTGGGCTGCCCCGCGTTCGGTGACATCTCGATGCTGCCGACCACCAGTCCCGTCGGCTCCCGGCCGTGGCGCGCCTGGGATCGAATCGCGCACGACGACACCGAGTCCGGTGTGCCGGGTTACTACACGGTGCGGTTCCCCGACACCGGTGTGAAAGCCGAACTCACCGCGACCACCCGAACCGGACTGGGCCGGTTCAGTTTCCCGCGGGACAACCGGCCGGCGCTACTGCACGTGCGCTCCGGCGCATCGCTGGCGGGCAACTCGCGGGCGGCGATCCAGATCGGCGAAGACAACACCACGATCAGCGGATGGGCGACCAGCGGTTCGTTCTGCGACAAGCAGAACACCTACACGGTGTACTTCGCGATGGAGTTCAACCAGCCTTTCTCGGCCTACGGCACCTGGGACGGCTATTCGGTGTATGACGGTGCCCGTCAGGCGAATTCACCGTACAGCGGTGGTTATGTGCTGTTCCCGGCGGGCGCGGTGATCGAGGTGCGGACCGCCATTTCCTACGTGAGTGTCGATGGTGCCCGGGCGAATCTGGCCGCCGAGCGGGGAGACTTCGACGGCGTGCGCACGGCCGCCTCGAGCGCGTGGCGCGGTGCGCTGTCGCGCATCATGGTGTCAAGCCGCAGCCCCGGCAACGTGACGACCTTCTACACGTCTCTGTACCGATCGTTGCTGCATCCCAACACCTTCAACGACGCGGACGGCCGCTTCATCGGCTTCGACAACGCGATTCACACTGTGGCGCAAGGCCGAACGCAGTACGCCAACTTCTCCGACTGGGATACCTACCGCAGCCTGGCCGCGCTACACGGGCTGTTGTTCCCCAAGGAAGCCAGCGACATGGCGCAATCGTTGGTCAACGACGCCGAGCAGAGCGGGTCGCTGCCGCGCTGGGCGCTGGCGAACGCCGCGACGGGCCAGATGACCGGCGACAGCGTGGTCCCGCTGATTGTGAACTTATATATGTTCGGAGCGAAGGACTTTGACACCGCCACGGCGTTGCGCTTCATGGTCAGCGGCGCGACTCGGGGCGGTACCGGTGTCAATGGCTATGTCGAGCGACCGGGTATCGGCGCCTACCTGCGCCTGGGCTATGTCCCGCAGCTGACGGAATTCGGTCCCGGCGCCTCGATCACTCTGGAGTGGTCGATCGACGACTTCACCATCTCCCGATTTGCCGCCGCGCTGGGGCGAAACGACATCGCCGACGAATTTCAGAATCGTGCGCAGTACTGGCAGAACTTGTTCAATCCGACCACTGGATTTATCTCACCGCGCAGCCCGAGTGGGCTTTTCCGTGACGGCCCAGGTTTCAGCGAGTCGAGGTCGGCCTTCGGTCAGCCCGGTTACGACGAGGGCAACGCCGAGCAGTACCTGTGGCTGGTGCCGCAGAACGTCGCCGGCCTGGTGACCGCACTCGGTGGACGCAAGGCCGTCGCCGCGCGCCTTGACCGATTCACCAAGCGTCTCAACGAGGGTCCCAACGAGCCCTACCTGTGGGCCGGAAATGAACCGGGTTTCGGTGTGCCCTGGTTGTACAACTACATCGGCGAGCCGTGGCAGACCCAACGTACCGTCGACCGGGTCCGTGGGCTGTTCGGTCCCACCCCGGACGGCGCACCGGGCAATGACGATCTCGGCGCGATGTCCAGCTGGTATGTCTGGGCCGCCCTGGGGTTGTATCCGGTCACCCCCGGTACCGCCCTGCTCGCCATCAACACACCGCTTTTCGATCGCGCTGTGATCTCTTTGCCGGCAGGACAATCCATTCGGATCACCGCTCCGGGGGCATCCGGACTCAACCGCATGAAGTACATCAGAGGTCTGCGCGTCAACGGTGAATCGAGTGACCGCACGTATGTTCCCGAGTCGTTGATCAGCACCGGCGGCGACGTTGCGTTCACCCTGGGCGCCCGACCCGACAGCTGGGGCACCAGCGCATCTTCGGCGCCGCCGTCGTTCGGCGCGGGCAGCTCCACGGTGGCCATCAATGTTGCCCGCCCGCTGGCGACCATCGCGCCCGGAACGACCGGCACGTTGACCCTCGACGCCCAGCGGATGATCGAGGGACCCCGAGACTACCTGCTCACCGGTACGTCCTATGCGCCTGGAATCGCGGTCGCACCGGCCCGCGGCCGGTTCGCTGATGACGGGTCGGCGGAGGTGGACGTCGCGATCACCGTGGCGCCGTCGGTACCGGACGGTTACTACCCGGTGTACCTGACCACCACCGTGAGCGGAAGCAGTAGATATGCAACCGTCATGGTCGACGTCTCGGGGGCGGAGTCGGCCGAATAG
- a CDS encoding FUSC family protein: MKTAILNGSITERYQRARTWTVGSDPGLLRLRLAIRSTIALACSLLAMYALTSAVHQPLTVALLGAVITMIAARSVNEPDPRQQRITMALLPVPATLSITAAAFLSPYPLASDIVFVVVVFVAVYIRRFGPRGRALGMVAFMAYFFNLFLHAGVHELPWMVLAVLVGTLCTFLMTAYLLPDRPERVLQATIRSLRARMAIVVDTTADVVRSGRLDERRRRRLRVRIARLNETALMVQDQIEDKANPAALWLGRGGDQLAPWLYDAELAVEWVAIAGIRAASEQWQVDAITRAELATALNQLVWAIGVPDRGGLRRAADQAQAILDRQPAASGEPPQAAVRRLALAIVAAATATSEVREQIKHAVADGATAQEPDADADTDADSDSDTDSDSDTDSDPDSDGSRGGLLPTTRQAIQASVAASLAIVTGDLVSPARWYWAVIAAFVVFAGTNTWGDTLTKGWQRLLGTVLGVPCGILVATLVAGDRTASLVMIFACLFCAFYFMQLTQSLMAFWITTMLALLYGLLGQFSFDVLLVRIEETAIGAVIGVAVAILVLPTNIGTVLRNDTRDFLAELSTLIGSSIATMFDHDSTAGPTEQARQLDRKLHQVRATAKPLLAGVAGLAGRRSVQRRLRLFRACDRYARMLARRSGQYRNPDCPQELAAAVTAAANQIQRNIDSLVATLDGAQADPVISAADALDAAETLARQHDSTFNPAASGPDPQRHPSVLHPLRQIDRAIVAAATHLDAGAGLKMSPPQQD; this comes from the coding sequence ATGAAGACCGCCATCCTCAACGGATCGATCACCGAGCGCTATCAACGCGCACGCACCTGGACCGTCGGATCAGACCCGGGCCTGTTGCGGCTGCGGCTGGCCATCCGCAGCACAATTGCGTTGGCCTGCTCCCTATTGGCGATGTACGCGCTGACCAGCGCGGTCCACCAACCGTTGACCGTCGCCCTGTTGGGCGCCGTCATCACGATGATCGCCGCGCGATCGGTCAACGAGCCCGACCCCCGCCAACAACGGATCACGATGGCGCTGTTGCCGGTGCCGGCAACGCTGTCCATCACCGCGGCCGCATTCCTCTCGCCATACCCGTTGGCCAGCGACATCGTGTTCGTGGTGGTCGTGTTCGTCGCGGTCTACATCCGCCGCTTCGGCCCCCGCGGGCGTGCTCTCGGCATGGTCGCGTTCATGGCGTACTTCTTCAACCTCTTCCTACACGCCGGTGTGCACGAGTTGCCGTGGATGGTCCTCGCCGTGCTGGTGGGCACCTTGTGCACCTTTCTGATGACCGCCTACCTATTGCCCGATCGTCCGGAACGCGTGCTGCAAGCCACGATTCGCTCTCTGCGGGCGCGGATGGCGATCGTCGTCGACACCACCGCCGATGTCGTGCGCAGCGGCCGTCTCGACGAGCGGCGCCGGCGACGCCTGCGAGTGCGCATCGCCCGACTCAACGAGACGGCACTGATGGTGCAGGACCAGATCGAGGACAAGGCCAACCCCGCCGCACTATGGCTCGGCCGCGGCGGCGATCAATTGGCGCCGTGGCTCTATGACGCCGAACTCGCTGTCGAATGGGTTGCCATCGCCGGGATCCGCGCCGCATCGGAACAATGGCAGGTCGACGCCATAACGCGGGCAGAGCTGGCGACCGCGCTGAACCAGCTCGTCTGGGCCATCGGGGTTCCCGATCGGGGAGGGCTGCGTCGTGCGGCGGACCAAGCGCAGGCCATCCTGGACCGCCAACCCGCGGCATCCGGGGAACCGCCGCAGGCCGCGGTTCGCCGCCTCGCCCTGGCGATCGTCGCCGCCGCGACCGCGACGTCGGAAGTACGTGAACAGATCAAGCATGCCGTTGCCGACGGCGCCACCGCCCAGGAACCCGACGCCGACGCCGACACCGACGCCGATTCCGACTCCGACACCGATTCCGACTCTGACACCGATTCCGACCCCGATTCTGACGGCTCCCGGGGTGGCCTGCTCCCGACGACCAGGCAAGCCATCCAGGCCTCGGTCGCGGCGTCGCTGGCGATCGTCACCGGCGACCTGGTGTCACCAGCGCGCTGGTACTGGGCGGTGATCGCCGCCTTCGTGGTGTTCGCCGGGACGAACACCTGGGGGGATACCCTGACCAAGGGCTGGCAGCGACTGCTGGGCACCGTGCTCGGTGTGCCGTGCGGAATCCTGGTCGCCACGCTGGTTGCCGGTGACCGCACCGCCTCGCTGGTGATGATTTTCGCCTGTCTGTTCTGTGCCTTCTATTTCATGCAGCTGACCCAGAGCCTGATGGCCTTCTGGATCACCACGATGCTGGCGCTGCTGTACGGGCTGCTCGGCCAGTTCAGTTTCGACGTGCTGCTGGTGCGGATCGAAGAGACCGCGATCGGCGCGGTGATCGGTGTCGCCGTCGCAATCCTGGTGTTGCCCACCAATATCGGCACCGTCCTGCGCAACGACACCCGCGACTTCCTGGCCGAGCTGTCTACTCTGATCGGGAGCTCGATCGCGACCATGTTCGACCACGACTCGACGGCGGGCCCGACCGAGCAGGCTCGCCAACTCGACCGCAAGCTGCACCAGGTCCGAGCCACCGCCAAACCGTTGTTGGCGGGCGTCGCGGGGTTGGCGGGCCGGCGCAGCGTCCAGCGCAGGCTGAGATTGTTCCGAGCCTGCGATCGCTACGCCCGGATGCTGGCGCGGCGCAGCGGGCAGTACCGCAACCCGGACTGCCCGCAGGAACTGGCCGCCGCGGTGACGGCTGCGGCGAACCAGATTCAGCGCAATATCGATTCGTTGGTCGCGACGCTCGACGGTGCGCAGGCCGACCCCGTCATCTCGGCGGCCGACGCCCTGGACGCCGCCGAGACGCTGGCGCGGCAGCACGACAGCACGTTCAACCCGGCGGCGTCCGGGCCTGATCCGCAACGGCACCCCTCGGTACTTCATCCGTTGCGTCAGATCGACCGCGCCATCGTTGCCGCGGCAACCCATCTCGATGCCGGGGCCGGCCTCAAAATGTCACCGCCACAACAGGACTGA
- a CDS encoding helix-turn-helix domain-containing protein: MNSLDFDSCDLGETEDFLVRNYTAMRIGAEGDNRRARIQRRWSGPVTFDELSFSYDMSYDADPLGKILLCRVHTGRIEENFIGEPQDVFVPGDLTLLSPPELPYSGRVCQAGYDLTGLPPALLDRAASTASGARNEPVRLTGHRPVTAAAGRRLSALIDYLRDHVLSDPAASASPLVTGTVAAHLAAAVLSALPSNASLDPTPTDRRDAAKPVLLRRAIAFIEENAHKDIMLSDIADHVYVTPRTLQYMFRKRLDCTPMDYLRRARLHRAHHDLLSGTRASTTVTQVANRWGFAHVGRFAAYYREIYTRSPHDTLRH; the protein is encoded by the coding sequence ATGAACTCACTCGATTTTGACAGCTGCGACCTGGGCGAGACGGAAGACTTCCTGGTGCGCAACTACACGGCAATGCGCATCGGAGCCGAGGGCGATAACCGCCGCGCCCGCATCCAGCGGCGCTGGTCGGGCCCGGTCACCTTCGACGAGCTCTCGTTCAGCTACGACATGAGCTACGACGCCGACCCGCTGGGCAAGATCCTGTTGTGCCGGGTGCACACGGGGCGGATCGAGGAGAACTTCATCGGCGAACCTCAAGACGTGTTCGTTCCCGGCGACCTCACCCTGTTGTCCCCGCCCGAGCTGCCCTATTCCGGGCGGGTCTGTCAGGCCGGCTACGACCTCACCGGGCTGCCTCCGGCGCTGTTGGACCGCGCTGCCAGCACCGCCTCCGGCGCCCGCAATGAGCCGGTGCGGCTGACGGGTCACCGGCCGGTCACGGCCGCGGCGGGTCGGCGGCTGAGCGCCCTGATCGATTACCTGCGGGACCACGTCCTGTCCGACCCGGCCGCCAGCGCGTCGCCGTTGGTGACCGGCACCGTCGCGGCCCACCTGGCGGCCGCCGTGCTGTCTGCCCTTCCGAGCAACGCGAGCCTCGATCCCACTCCCACCGACCGCCGCGACGCCGCCAAGCCGGTGCTGTTGCGGCGAGCCATTGCGTTCATCGAAGAGAACGCGCACAAAGACATCATGCTCAGCGATATCGCCGATCACGTGTATGTCACGCCGCGCACCCTGCAGTACATGTTCCGCAAACGCCTGGACTGCACGCCGATGGACTATCTGCGCCGGGCCCGGCTGCATCGCGCGCACCACGACTTGCTCAGCGGCACCCGCGCGTCCACCACGGTGACGCAGGTCGCCAACCGGTGGGGCTTCGCCCACGTCGGCCGGTTCGCCGCCTACTACCGCGAGATCTACACACGCTCCCCGCACGACACCTTGCGCCACTGA
- a CDS encoding cytochrome P450: MAAPNLPAGFDFTDPDIYAHRLPEQELAELRATAPIWWNEQPMDQGGFGDGGYWVVSKHRDVREISLRSDIFSSAEKSVVPRYPQESAQAQIELGRTSMIMMDDPEHSRLRKIVARGFTPRAVERLRADLAERARQIAARAAAQRSGDFVRQVACELPLQAIAGLLGVPAEDRDKLFDWSNQMVGSDDPEFAEHDSLTSAAEMIWYAMQLAERRAAEPGDDIVTTLVRADVDGHRLTEAEFGMFVVTLAIAGNETTRNSITQGMMAFTDFPDQWELFKAHRPATAADEIIRWATPITAFQRTALVDTEIGGVTIGRGQRLVMFYRSANFDEEVFDDPQSFDILRSPNPHVGFGGTGAHYCIGANLARMTIDLMFNAIADTMPDLTSAGVPERLRSPFITGIKHWPVDYGNGCSGQPECEK, encoded by the coding sequence ATGGCCGCCCCCAACCTGCCGGCGGGATTCGACTTCACCGACCCGGACATCTACGCGCACCGGTTACCTGAACAAGAACTGGCGGAACTGCGCGCCACGGCGCCGATCTGGTGGAACGAGCAACCGATGGATCAGGGCGGCTTCGGCGACGGCGGCTACTGGGTGGTGAGCAAGCACCGCGACGTTCGCGAGATCTCTTTGCGCAGCGACATCTTCTCCTCGGCGGAGAAGTCCGTGGTCCCGCGCTACCCGCAAGAATCGGCGCAGGCGCAGATCGAGCTCGGCCGGACGTCGATGATCATGATGGACGATCCCGAACACAGTCGCCTGCGCAAGATCGTGGCGCGCGGATTCACTCCGCGCGCTGTCGAACGTTTGCGGGCCGACCTCGCCGAGCGGGCCCGTCAGATCGCCGCGCGGGCCGCGGCGCAGCGTTCGGGCGATTTCGTCAGGCAGGTGGCCTGCGAGCTGCCGTTGCAGGCGATCGCCGGGTTGCTCGGGGTGCCGGCCGAGGATCGCGACAAGCTCTTCGACTGGTCCAACCAGATGGTGGGCAGCGACGACCCGGAATTCGCCGAACACGATTCGCTGACTTCGGCGGCCGAAATGATTTGGTACGCGATGCAATTGGCAGAACGCAGAGCCGCAGAGCCGGGCGATGACATCGTCACGACGCTGGTCCGGGCCGACGTCGACGGCCACCGGCTCACCGAGGCGGAATTCGGGATGTTCGTGGTCACGCTCGCGATTGCGGGCAACGAGACGACCCGCAACTCAATTACGCAGGGCATGATGGCCTTCACCGACTTCCCGGACCAATGGGAGCTGTTCAAAGCCCACCGCCCCGCAACCGCGGCCGATGAGATCATCCGCTGGGCCACGCCGATCACCGCGTTTCAGCGTACCGCCCTGGTGGACACCGAGATTGGCGGCGTCACCATCGGCAGAGGCCAACGGTTGGTCATGTTCTACCGGTCGGCCAACTTCGACGAAGAGGTCTTCGACGATCCCCAGTCGTTCGACATCCTGCGCAGCCCGAACCCACACGTCGGTTTCGGCGGCACGGGAGCCCACTACTGCATCGGCGCCAACCTGGCCCGCATGACGATCGACCTGATGTTCAATGCGATCGCCGACACCATGCCCGACCTGACGTCCGCCGGGGTTCCCGAGCGGCTGCGGTCACCGTTCATCACCGGCATCAAGCATTGGCCGGTCGACTATGGCAACGGCTGTAGCGGGCAGCCAGAATGCGAAAAGTGA
- a CDS encoding ANTAR domain-containing protein has product MEQPEQSLSTERQRLYVRTALASRDVIGQAKGILMERFGISAAAAFAMLRRLSQESNTKLVHIAEKIIRLEQPDEAGCEPSRQWRKVSCGERV; this is encoded by the coding sequence ATGGAACAGCCTGAACAGAGTCTGTCGACCGAACGGCAACGCCTGTACGTTCGCACCGCACTGGCCAGCCGTGACGTCATCGGACAGGCGAAAGGCATTCTCATGGAGCGCTTCGGCATCAGCGCAGCGGCGGCCTTCGCCATGCTGCGCCGACTGTCCCAAGAGTCCAACACCAAGCTGGTGCACATCGCCGAGAAGATCATTCGACTTGAGCAACCCGACGAAGCGGGCTGCGAACCGTCGCGTCAGTGGCGCAAGGTGTCGTGCGGGGAGCGTGTGTAG